In Neofelis nebulosa isolate mNeoNeb1 chromosome 10, mNeoNeb1.pri, whole genome shotgun sequence, one DNA window encodes the following:
- the OVOL1 gene encoding putative transcription factor Ovo-like 1 isoform X2, whose amino-acid sequence MSLRDSSYSVAPGPCVVAQLPSDDMSRLADPQSRDHGFLRTKMKVTLGDSAGGDLFTCHICQKAFTYQRMLNRHMKCHNDVKRHLCTYCGKGFNDTFDLKRHVRTHTGVRPYKCSLCDKAFTQRCSLESHLKKIHGVQQKYAYKERRAKLYVCEECGCTSESQEGHVLHLKEHHPDSPLLRKTSKKVAVALQSTVTSLLQSNHHL is encoded by the exons ATGAGCCTTCGGGACTCCAGCTATAGTGTGGCCCCTGGGCCCTGCGTGGTAGCCCAGCTGCCCTCTGATGATATGAGTCGTTTGGCAGACCCCCAGAGCAGAGACCACGGCTTCCTGCGCACCAAAATGAAG GTGACCCTCGGGGACAGTGCCGGCGGTGACCTCTTCACCTGCCACATCTGCCAGAAGGCCTTCACCTACCAGCGCATGCTGAATCGTCACATGAAGTGTCACAATGACGTCAAGAGGCACCTCTGCACCTACTGTGGGAAGGGCTTCAATGACACATTCGACCTGAAGAGACACGTCCGCACCCACACTG GCGTGAGGCCCTACAAATGCAGCCTGTGCGACAAGGCCTTCACGCAGCGCTGCTCCCTGGAGTCTCATCTCAAGAAGATCCACGGCGTGCAGCAGAAGTACGCGTACAAGGAGCGGCGGGCCAAGCTGTACGTGTGTGAGGAGTGTGGCTGCACGTCCGAGAGCCAGGAGGGCCACGTCCTGCACCTGAAGGAGCACCACCCCGACAGCCCGCTGCTGCGCAAGACCTCCAAGAAGGTGGCCGTGGCCCTGCAGAGCACCGTCACCTCCCTGCTACAGAGCAACCACCACCTGTGA
- the OVOL1 gene encoding putative transcription factor Ovo-like 1 isoform X1, which translates to MPRAFLVKKPCVSTCKRNWSELPDEERGEIYVPVSLGFCPPQPYREPEPSVAEPPSCPLVLDMSLRDSSYSVAPGPCVVAQLPSDDMSRLADPQSRDHGFLRTKMKVTLGDSAGGDLFTCHICQKAFTYQRMLNRHMKCHNDVKRHLCTYCGKGFNDTFDLKRHVRTHTGVRPYKCSLCDKAFTQRCSLESHLKKIHGVQQKYAYKERRAKLYVCEECGCTSESQEGHVLHLKEHHPDSPLLRKTSKKVAVALQSTVTSLLQSNHHL; encoded by the exons ATGCCCCGCGCGTTTCTGGTGAAGAAGCCGTGCGTCTCCACGTGCAAGAGGAACTGGAGCGAGCTCCCCGACGAGGAGCGCGGCGAGATCTACGTGCCAG TCAGTCTGGGCTTCTGCCCACCGCAGCCCTACCGGGAGCCAGAGCCGTCAGTGGCTGAACCCCCGTCTTGCCCCCTGGTTTTGGACATGAGCCTTCGGGACTCCAGCTATAGTGTGGCCCCTGGGCCCTGCGTGGTAGCCCAGCTGCCCTCTGATGATATGAGTCGTTTGGCAGACCCCCAGAGCAGAGACCACGGCTTCCTGCGCACCAAAATGAAG GTGACCCTCGGGGACAGTGCCGGCGGTGACCTCTTCACCTGCCACATCTGCCAGAAGGCCTTCACCTACCAGCGCATGCTGAATCGTCACATGAAGTGTCACAATGACGTCAAGAGGCACCTCTGCACCTACTGTGGGAAGGGCTTCAATGACACATTCGACCTGAAGAGACACGTCCGCACCCACACTG GCGTGAGGCCCTACAAATGCAGCCTGTGCGACAAGGCCTTCACGCAGCGCTGCTCCCTGGAGTCTCATCTCAAGAAGATCCACGGCGTGCAGCAGAAGTACGCGTACAAGGAGCGGCGGGCCAAGCTGTACGTGTGTGAGGAGTGTGGCTGCACGTCCGAGAGCCAGGAGGGCCACGTCCTGCACCTGAAGGAGCACCACCCCGACAGCCCGCTGCTGCGCAAGACCTCCAAGAAGGTGGCCGTGGCCCTGCAGAGCACCGTCACCTCCCTGCTACAGAGCAACCACCACCTGTGA
- the AP5B1 gene encoding AP-5 complex subunit beta-1 — translation MGPLSRETWAQRLGAFRASPSAFMAGPEGEDLGRDLLSELRSEKLSEQTKVSLLALSLEYPAQLWPDATAAEAAATSLLDTLVLLPPRPSALRRPLLLAATTALVAGDALGPTSEASRRLLPLLLGLASGRDLGRGFGPASEQRPLQATACECLRELESCKPGLLGGCLGLLRGLLGQEGPVQPLSLLLALALRNTLVIRARARARAGLQGLLMAGDTPSGGDPWNWALAEEGDARLQPQAPSWPAAEEECGLAVLEPTPEEARELRAAVAQLLDTSYLLTPVAQAQLLWLLGWALRGLRGQTPVLFKPQLVRLLGTAQLTLLHAVLALKAAFGEALFTAQDEALLLRRLTVAAQHPALPLPAHLFHLHCLLSFPENWPLGPTGEEAAPLLLGPRLCRGLLPSLLHDPMALLARLHLLCLLCVEDEEKEEESQDWSPRHYLEELLAGLRQRAALAGGPRASATLCFQASYLVVQCLATQPTVLTPLTHGLARLYRARPVLAPHFVDLLDRVGPELGEPLRVALRQEVVSRPGRDEALRWHLQILAKVADGNAQSATLGFLGAAAAHCTDWGLQQALLRVCRALLRAGVGGGLADLLQALARQWEDPDGRDHARLYYILLAHLAGSKLGVALGPSPAAPALASSLVAENQGFAAVLVVQEAPAPIRLSVGPHRAAGPGPVLQLHVEVLEPAYSLELRFRVEGQVYAPLGAVHVPCLCPGRPCRPLLLPLQPRRPAPTRLDVRALYTTPTGLTCHAHLPPLPVNFADLFLPFPQAPEGDKLGFFEELWDSCLPKGAESRLWCPLGPQGLEALVSRHLEPFVVVAQPPTSYHVAIRLPPDSRLLLRLEAAQEDGVPVALRTDDWAVLPLAGDYLRGLSAAV, via the exons ATGGGACCCCTGAGCCGGGAAACCTGGGCGCAGCGCCTGGGCGCCTTCCGGGCCAGCCCGTCCGCCTTCATGGCAGGTCCCGAGGGTGAGGACCTGGGTCGTGACCTGCTGAGCGAACTGAGAAGTGAGAAGCTGAGCGAACAGACCAAG GTTTCTTTGCTGGCCCTGAGCCTGGAGTATCCAGCCCAGCTGTGGCCGGACGCCACTGCAGCCGAGGCAGCCGCCACCTCCCTGTTGGACACCCTGGTCCTTCTACCCCCACGGCCCTCGGCCCTGCGGCGGCCCCTGCTGCTGGCGGCCACCACAGCCCTGGTGGCAGGAGATGCGCTGGGCCCCACTTCGGAAGCCTCCCGCCGGCTCCTGCCCCTTCTTCTCGGCTTGGCCTCCGGCCGCGATCTGGGGCGAGGCTTTGGCCCCGCCTCGGAGCAGCGCCCCCTGCAGGCCACGGCGTGTGAGTGCCTGCGGGAGCTGGAGAGCTGCAAGCCTGGGCTGCtggggggctgcctggggctgCTGCGGGGTCTGCTGGGGCAGGAAGGCCCGGTTCAGCCGCTCAGCCTGCTGCTGGCGCTCGCTCTGCGCAACACCTTGGTGATacgggccagggccagggccagggccggCCTGCAGGGCCTGCTCATGGCTGGGGATACTCCCTCTGGGGGTGATCCCTGGAACTGGGCGCTAGCCGAGGAGGGGGATGCCCGCCTTCAACCGCAGGCACCCAGCTGGCCAGCAGCGGAGGAGGAGTGTGGCCTTGCAGTGCTGGAACCCACTCCTGAGGAGGCCCGGGAGCTGCGGGCTGCTGTGGCCCAGCTTCTGGACACTTCCTACCTGCTCACTCCTGTGGCTCAGGCCCAGCTTCTGTGGCTGCTGGGCTGGGCCTTGCGGGGTCTCCGGGGACAGACGCCAGTGCTCTTCAAGCCGCAGTTGGTGCGGCTGCTGGGCACAGCGCAGCTCACGCTGCTGCACGCTGTTCTGGCGCTTAAGGCAGCCTTTGGAGAAGCCCTGTTCACGGCCCAGGATGAGGCCTTGCTGCTCCGCCGGCTCACCGTGGCTGCCCAGCACCCGGCgctgcccctgcctgcccacctctTCCACCTGCACTGCCTTCTGAGCTTCCCCGAGAACTGGCCCCTGGGCCCCACAGGTGAGGAGGCCGCGCCGCTGCTGCTGGGCCCCCGGCTATGCCGCGGCCTCCTGCCCAGTCTCCTGCACGACCCGATGGCCCTCCTGGCCCGCCTGCATCTGCTGTGCCTGCTCTGCGtggaagatgaagaaaaggaagaggaaagccaGGATTGGAGCCCCCGGCATTACCTGGAGGAGCTGCTGGCTGGCTTGCGGCAGAGGGCAGCCCTGGCCGGGGGCCCCCGGGCCTCGGCCACCCTCTGCTTCCAGGCCTCCTACCTGGTTGTTCAGTGCCTAGCCACGCAGCCTACGGTGCTGACACCCTTGACCCACGGACTGGCCCGGCTGTACCGAGCCCGGCCGGTGCTGGCTCCGCATTTTGTGGACCTCTTGGATCGCGTGGGCCCGGAGCTGGGGGAGCCCCTGAGAGTGGCGTTGCGGCAGGAGGTGGTGTCCAGGCCGGGCAGAGATGAGGCCCTTCGTTGGCACCTGCAGATCCTGGCCAAAGTGGCAGACGGGAATGCTCAGAGTGCCACCCTCGGCTTCCTGGGAGCCGCAGCGGCGCACTGCACGGACTGGGGCCTCCAGCAGGCCCTGCTCCGGGTCTGCCGGGCCTTGCTGCGGGCGGGTGTTGGGGGTGGCCTGGCCGACTTGCTGCAGGCGCTGGCCAGGCAGTGGGAGGACCCTGACGGGCGGGACCATGCCCGCCTCTACTACATCCTCCTGGCCCACCTTGCGGGGTCCAAGCTGGGGGTGGCCCTGGGCCCCTCGCCTGCTGCACCCGCGTTGGCCTCCTCCCTGGTGGCCGAGAACCAGGGCTTTGCTGCGGTGCTGGTGGTGCAGGAGGCCCCAGCCCCGATCCGGCTGAGCGTGGGGCCCCACAGAGCGGCGGGCCCGGGCCCGGTGCTGCAGCTCCACGTGGAGGTGCTGGAGCCGGCGTACTCGCTGGAGCTGCGCTTCCGCGTGGAAGGACAAGTGTACGCGCCCTTGGGGGCCGTCCACGTGCCCTGCCTGTGCCCCGGCCGCCCTTGCCGTCCTCTGCTCCTGCCTCTGCAGCCCCGACGCCCGGCCCCCACGAGGCTGGACGTGCGTGCCCTCTACACCACGCCCACCGGCCTCACGTGCCATGCCCACCTGCCACCGCTGCCCGTGAACTTCGCTGAcctttttctgcctttcccccaggCCCCCGAGGGGGACAAGCTGGGCTTCTTCGAGGAGCTCTGGGACTCCTGCCTGCCAAAGGGTGCCGAGAGTCGCCTCTGGTGCCCTCTTGGGCCACAGGGGCTGGAGGCCTTGGTGTCCCGCCATCTGGAGCCCTTCGTGGTGGTGGCCCAGCCCCCCACCAGCTACCACGTAGCCATCCGTCTGCCCCCGGACTCGAGGCTGCTGCTGCGACTGGAGGCGGCCCAGGAGGACGGGGTGCCCGTGGCCCTGCGGACCGATGACTGGGCTGTGCTGCCCCTGGCTGGGGACTACCTCCGTGGGCTGTCAGCTGCTGTCTGA